A stretch of Carnobacterium iners DNA encodes these proteins:
- a CDS encoding mannose/fructose/sorbose PTS transporter subunit IIA — protein MVGIILASHGEFAEGILQSGAMIFGEQENVKAITLMPSEGPEDVKAKMQKAVASFDDQDEVLFLVDLWGGTPFNQANTLFEDHKEKWAIVSGLNLPMVIEAYASRLSMTSAHEIATHILETAKDGIRIRPEELEPAEAAGVKVAEDGLPKGHLAPNTVVGDGQIKYVLVRVDSRLLHGQVATAWTKSTQPNRIIVVSDIVSKDELRKKLIEQAAPPGVKANVITISKMIEISKDPRFGTTKALILFENPTDVLRAIDGGVDFKEINVGSMAHSVGKVVVNNVLSMSKEDVEAFTKLKQKGVKFDVRKVPNDSGSNMDDILKKAKNELARAK, from the coding sequence ATGGTAGGAATTATACTAGCAAGCCATGGCGAGTTCGCAGAAGGCATCTTACAATCTGGAGCGATGATTTTTGGAGAACAAGAAAACGTCAAGGCTATTACGTTAATGCCAAGTGAAGGACCAGAAGATGTAAAAGCAAAAATGCAAAAAGCTGTTGCTTCTTTTGATGACCAAGATGAAGTTTTATTCTTAGTCGACTTATGGGGTGGTACTCCATTTAATCAAGCGAACACATTGTTCGAAGACCATAAAGAGAAATGGGCAATCGTTTCTGGGTTGAATTTACCAATGGTAATTGAGGCATACGCTTCTCGTTTATCCATGACGTCTGCTCATGAAATTGCAACACACATTCTTGAAACAGCTAAGGATGGCATTAGAATTAGACCTGAAGAATTAGAACCAGCAGAAGCAGCGGGTGTTAAAGTTGCAGAAGATGGTTTACCTAAAGGACACCTTGCTCCAAATACAGTTGTTGGTGATGGACAAATCAAATACGTATTAGTACGTGTGGATTCTCGTTTATTGCATGGACAAGTTGCTACAGCATGGACAAAATCTACTCAACCAAACCGTATTATCGTTGTTTCCGATATCGTTTCCAAAGACGAACTTCGTAAAAAGTTAATTGAGCAAGCAGCTCCTCCAGGTGTTAAAGCAAATGTTATTACAATTAGCAAAATGATTGAGATTTCTAAAGATCCTCGATTTGGTACAACAAAAGCCTTAATCTTATTTGAAAATCCGACAGATGTTCTTAGAGCAATTGATGGTGGAGTAGACTTTAAAGAGATCAACGTTGGTTCAATGGCCCACTCAGTTGGAAAAGTTGTTGTCAACAATGTTCTTTCTATGAGCAAAGAAGACGTAGAAGCTTTCACTAAATTGAAACAAAAAGGCGTTAAATTTGATGTACGTAAAGTACCAAATGATTCAGGTTCTAATATGGACGACATCCTTAAAAAAGCTAAAAATGAGTTAGCACGAGCTAAATAA
- a CDS encoding 6-phospho-beta-glucosidase, with product MGFKQGFLWGGATAANQVEGGYDEDGRGLANVDVVPVGEDRFSIITGQVKHLDFDNQHFYPAKEAIDMYHRYKEDIALFAEMGFSTYRLSISWSRIFPKGDEKEPNEEGLVFYENLFKECQKYNIEPLVTITHFDIPMHLIKEYGGWRNRKVVDFYEKLCRVLFNRYKGLVKYWLTFNEINLLLHAPFMGAGIVFEKGENQKEVKYIAAHHELIASALATKIAHEVDPENQVGCMLAGGKFYPMTPNPLDVFAAQKADRENYFFIDVQSQGEYPPYALKELEREGIEVPFKKGDKELLKDNTVDFISFSYYSTRVASANTEDMDQGEANLLSTVDNPYLESTEWGWQVDPLGFRITMNDIYDRYRKPLFVVENGLGAIDTPDEDGYVEDDYRIKYLADHIQSMKDAVELDGIELLGYTTWGPIDLVSAGTGEMSKRYGFIYVDRDDYGNGTLKRTKKKSFNWYKKVIETNGEDLTNK from the coding sequence ATGGGATTTAAACAAGGATTTTTATGGGGTGGAGCTACGGCTGCCAACCAAGTTGAAGGTGGATATGATGAAGATGGGCGTGGTTTAGCAAACGTAGACGTGGTCCCTGTAGGTGAGGATCGCTTTTCAATCATAACGGGACAAGTAAAGCACTTGGATTTTGATAACCAACATTTTTATCCGGCTAAGGAAGCAATTGACATGTACCATCGTTATAAAGAAGATATTGCATTATTTGCTGAAATGGGATTCAGTACCTATCGTTTGAGTATTTCTTGGTCAAGAATTTTTCCTAAAGGTGACGAAAAAGAACCAAATGAGGAAGGTTTAGTTTTTTATGAGAACCTATTTAAAGAGTGCCAAAAGTATAATATTGAACCGCTAGTTACAATCACTCATTTTGATATTCCGATGCATCTGATTAAGGAATATGGCGGTTGGAGAAACCGAAAAGTTGTCGATTTCTACGAAAAATTATGCCGTGTCTTGTTTAATCGTTATAAGGGTTTAGTAAAATACTGGTTAACGTTCAATGAGATAAATCTGTTACTTCATGCGCCTTTTATGGGAGCTGGAATTGTTTTTGAGAAAGGTGAAAATCAAAAAGAAGTGAAGTATATAGCTGCACATCATGAATTAATTGCTAGCGCTCTTGCTACAAAAATTGCTCACGAGGTCGATCCTGAAAACCAAGTTGGCTGTATGCTAGCTGGTGGGAAATTTTATCCCATGACACCTAATCCATTGGATGTCTTTGCTGCCCAAAAAGCAGATCGTGAAAATTACTTCTTTATTGATGTACAGTCTCAAGGAGAATATCCACCATATGCTTTAAAAGAATTGGAGCGAGAAGGTATTGAAGTTCCTTTTAAAAAAGGAGATAAAGAACTTTTAAAAGATAATACAGTTGACTTCATATCATTCTCGTATTATTCAACACGTGTTGCTTCAGCTAATACTGAAGACATGGATCAAGGCGAAGCCAATTTACTGTCTACTGTAGATAACCCATATCTAGAGAGTACGGAATGGGGCTGGCAAGTTGATCCTCTTGGGTTTAGAATTACAATGAATGATATTTACGATCGTTATCGTAAACCTTTGTTTGTCGTTGAAAATGGTCTTGGTGCTATTGATACTCCTGATGAAGATGGTTACGTAGAAGACGACTACCGCATAAAATATTTAGCTGACCATATTCAATCAATGAAAGATGCGGTAGAACTAGATGGTATAGAATTATTGGGATATACGACTTGGGGACCTATCGATCTTGTATCTGCAGGCACAGGTGAGATGAGTAAACGTTATGGTTTCATTTACGTAGATCGTGACGATTATGGAAATGGTACGCTCAAACGTACAAAGAAAAAATCTTTTAATTGGTATAAAAAGGTAATCGAAACAAATGGAGAAGACTTAACGAATAAATAA
- the celB gene encoding PTS cellobiose transporter subunit IIC — translation MEEENKLFKLLEKSLMGPLSKIAQLKIVRGIMGAGIATIPFTIVGSMFLVLNVLPETIPILKGFFDATFFKFSDLYMLANAATMGILALYFNISLGYEYAQIIAEEEELEMSGLNGALLSVFAFFISVPQLAFENGSVSRITEVTEEVSIINGWQIGGDGVQRLGTVGIFTGIIMAVLAVNLYKLCVKKKWIIKLPEEVPTGVSRAFTALIPAFMVAFVVLLINGILVVLNTDIFKLIEIPFGFVTQLTNSWLGIMVIYFIVHALWLVGIHGANIIFSLLTPITLSNLAANAAGANIPLAGEFNNAFVTVGGSGATLLLTFFIAYKAHSEQLKAIGKASMIPAIFNINEPLIFGLPLIYNPFLAIPFFLAPMVSASIGYFAIKLELIKPIIALLPWPSPVGIGAFIGTGGDWRAIIVAFICAITAFIIYYPFIKAYDKKLVLEEQKKKKSVSENL, via the coding sequence ATGGAAGAAGAAAACAAATTATTTAAACTACTTGAAAAAAGCTTAATGGGTCCATTAAGTAAGATTGCTCAGCTTAAGATTGTTCGTGGAATCATGGGTGCTGGGATAGCAACTATTCCTTTTACTATTGTAGGCTCTATGTTTTTAGTGCTAAATGTTTTACCAGAAACGATACCAATTTTGAAAGGATTCTTTGATGCAACATTCTTTAAATTTAGCGACTTATATATGCTAGCTAATGCTGCTACTATGGGAATTCTTGCTCTGTACTTCAATATTAGTTTAGGATATGAGTATGCACAAATTATTGCTGAAGAAGAAGAACTAGAGATGAGCGGTCTAAACGGTGCGTTACTATCTGTGTTTGCATTCTTTATTTCTGTTCCACAACTTGCTTTTGAAAACGGTTCCGTTTCTCGAATAACAGAGGTGACTGAAGAAGTTTCCATTATTAATGGTTGGCAAATTGGTGGAGATGGTGTTCAACGTTTAGGAACTGTTGGGATATTTACTGGTATTATTATGGCAGTTTTAGCAGTTAATTTGTATAAGTTATGTGTGAAGAAAAAATGGATTATTAAGTTACCCGAAGAAGTCCCTACAGGGGTATCACGAGCCTTTACTGCTCTGATTCCAGCTTTCATGGTAGCTTTTGTCGTTTTACTAATCAATGGAATATTAGTCGTACTGAATACGGATATATTCAAATTGATCGAGATTCCTTTTGGATTTGTAACGCAATTAACGAACAGCTGGCTTGGAATTATGGTTATTTACTTTATTGTCCACGCATTGTGGTTAGTTGGTATACATGGAGCAAACATCATTTTCTCTTTGCTAACCCCAATAACGTTATCCAACCTTGCAGCAAATGCAGCTGGCGCTAATATTCCTTTAGCAGGTGAGTTTAATAACGCTTTTGTAACGGTAGGTGGATCAGGAGCGACTTTGCTTTTGACATTCTTTATTGCTTACAAAGCACATTCAGAACAACTCAAAGCTATTGGTAAAGCATCTATGATACCAGCGATTTTCAATATTAATGAACCATTAATATTCGGTTTACCACTTATTTATAATCCGTTTTTAGCTATACCTTTCTTTTTGGCACCGATGGTAAGTGCTTCTATTGGATATTTTGCAATTAAACTTGAATTGATAAAGCCTATTATAGCCTTATTACCGTGGCCATCTCCGGTTGGTATTGGAGCATTCATTGGTACTGGCGGAGACTGGAGAGCAATTATTGTCGCATTTATTTGTGCAATTACGGCTTTTATTATCTACTATCCTTTTATAAAGGCGTACGATAAAAAATTAGTTTTAGAAGAACAAAAAAAGAAAAAGTCAGTTTCTGAAAACTTATAA
- a CDS encoding DNA methyltransferase, with protein MVYESTDEVSKKWGISPRRIATLCQNNRINGARKIGKTWLIPNYIEKPLDGRKSKNNMNLHDLYKKMEEGYNVIYPSQDGATYTSPLNYSDDLSKTRQRWYRYKEGYSIELVKKIISDYCEGDNLQILDPFLGSGSTIIGANSIGHRGIGFEVNPFSNFLSECKLKNYTIEEAELFNSTYKEIIEESKDSSLDYSLPDLSISNKVFDIEVEPFFMKINFLIKERNIPQNVKNLLKLGWLSALEIVSLYRKAGNGLKKRKSPKSTVTTILETEVVLRKNYEDIYSDIVNNTELKFDAKIINDSSLNMSSYINDNSIDAIIFSPPYANCFDYTEIYKLELWFGDFVKAYSDLKVLRSSSLHSHLNGISQLTTNAIIEKNDPLFLLLEELKGRELWDKKIPVMLALYFFEMKEIIKKSYDALKTNGVCAIVVGNSAYGGVIFPTDLLLAKYAENIGFKVDRIEVDRYIITSSQQYEKTKKSKQYLRESILCLVK; from the coding sequence GTGGTATACGAATCAACTGATGAAGTTTCTAAAAAATGGGGCATCTCCCCACGTAGGATTGCTACCTTATGTCAAAATAACAGAATCAATGGGGCTAGAAAAATTGGGAAAACATGGTTGATTCCTAATTATATCGAAAAACCACTAGATGGAAGGAAATCAAAAAACAATATGAACTTACATGATTTATACAAAAAAATGGAAGAAGGATATAATGTTATTTATCCTAGTCAAGATGGTGCTACTTACACAAGTCCACTAAATTATTCAGATGATTTATCTAAAACCAGACAAAGATGGTATAGATATAAAGAAGGATATTCTATTGAATTAGTTAAAAAGATTATAAGTGACTACTGTGAAGGTGATAATTTACAAATATTAGATCCTTTTTTAGGAAGTGGATCAACAATAATTGGAGCTAATTCTATTGGACACAGAGGGATTGGATTTGAAGTAAATCCTTTTTCTAATTTTTTATCTGAGTGTAAACTTAAAAATTATACTATTGAAGAAGCGGAACTCTTTAATAGTACTTATAAAGAAATAATTGAAGAATCGAAAGACAGTTCATTAGATTATTCTTTACCTGATTTATCGATTTCAAATAAGGTTTTCGATATAGAAGTAGAGCCTTTTTTTATGAAAATCAATTTTTTAATTAAGGAAAGAAATATTCCCCAAAATGTTAAGAACCTTCTTAAATTAGGCTGGTTATCTGCTCTTGAAATAGTTTCATTATATAGAAAAGCTGGGAATGGCTTAAAAAAAAGAAAATCACCTAAATCAACAGTAACAACAATTCTTGAAACGGAAGTAGTTTTGAGAAAGAACTATGAAGATATTTATTCTGATATAGTAAATAATACAGAATTGAAGTTTGATGCAAAAATAATCAATGATTCCAGCTTAAATATGTCATCATATATAAATGATAACAGCATTGATGCCATTATTTTTTCACCTCCCTATGCTAATTGTTTTGATTATACAGAAATTTATAAGTTAGAATTATGGTTTGGAGATTTTGTCAAAGCATATTCTGATTTGAAAGTTTTGAGATCTAGCTCTTTACACTCGCATCTTAATGGGATATCTCAATTAACAACAAATGCCATCATCGAAAAAAACGACCCTCTTTTTCTCCTTTTAGAGGAATTGAAAGGTCGAGAATTATGGGATAAGAAAATACCTGTAATGTTGGCTCTTTACTTTTTTGAGATGAAAGAAATTATAAAAAAAAGTTATGATGCTTTAAAGACAAATGGAGTATGTGCGATTGTTGTGGGTAACTCTGCATATGGTGGAGTGATTTTCCCAACTGATTTACTTCTCGCTAAATATGCTGAAAACATTGGATTTAAAGTTGATAGAATTGAAGTAGATAGATATATTATTACGAGCTCTCAACAGTATGAGAAAACGAAGAAATCAAAACAATATTTAAGGGAGAGTATCTTATGTCTAGTGAAATAA
- a CDS encoding YdhK family protein — protein sequence MKNNKVIQGVLTLTILTVLTACSSQDNENEEAVDGGTQSSMPTMESSNSQTESKTESMEGMQHDDLSEIPVGLQEAENSEYEIGDQVTLLTDHMPGMKGATATIVGAFDTTAYELTFQPTNGDELVENHKWVIQEEIAGTKDQEKPLEPGTEIIVEAKHMAGMEGASATIDSFEDTTVYMIDYEPTSGGETVTNHKWFTEDELSKE from the coding sequence ATGAAGAATAATAAAGTTATCCAAGGAGTATTAACTTTAACTATTTTAACAGTACTAACTGCTTGTTCATCCCAAGACAATGAAAATGAAGAAGCTGTTGATGGAGGTACACAATCAAGTATGCCAACTATGGAGAGTAGTAACTCTCAAACCGAAAGTAAAACTGAAAGCATGGAAGGTATGCAGCATGACGATTTAAGTGAAATTCCAGTAGGATTACAAGAAGCAGAAAATTCAGAATATGAAATAGGCGACCAGGTTACTTTGCTAACAGATCATATGCCAGGAATGAAAGGTGCAACTGCAACAATAGTAGGAGCTTTTGATACTACTGCCTATGAATTAACGTTTCAACCTACAAATGGTGATGAGTTAGTAGAGAACCACAAATGGGTTATTCAAGAAGAAATTGCTGGAACTAAAGATCAAGAAAAACCTTTGGAACCAGGAACAGAGATTATAGTAGAAGCAAAACACATGGCAGGAATGGAGGGTGCATCAGCCACCATTGATTCCTTTGAAGATACTACGGTGTATATGATAGACTATGAGCCAACAAGCGGTGGAGAAACCGTTACGAACCATAAATGGTTTACAGAAGACGAACTATCAAAAGAATAA
- a CDS encoding recombinase family protein, translated as MRIAYARVSTDKQELYRQLDALKKVGYDKLIQEKFTGTQKKRAGLDSLFNTVRPGDIIIIESISRLGRKTLDILSTVEELKEQGVEIISLKENLDTSTPTGQAMFQMMAVIAQLERDLTVQRVNEGLTSAKARGVKLGRPKMGKQKVKDALRLYDSGQYSVKDIIRITGISQGSLYRKLKERESKMLLFDIKNKLKKDEDQSS; from the coding sequence ATGCGAATTGCCTATGCCAGAGTATCGACGGACAAACAAGAACTTTATCGTCAATTGGACGCTTTAAAAAAAGTTGGTTATGATAAGCTGATTCAAGAAAAATTTACAGGTACTCAAAAAAAACGTGCTGGATTAGATAGCTTATTTAATACCGTCAGACCAGGAGATATAATTATTATCGAATCGATTAGTCGATTGGGTAGAAAGACATTAGATATTCTTTCTACAGTTGAAGAATTAAAAGAGCAAGGAGTAGAAATCATTTCATTAAAAGAAAATTTAGATACCTCTACACCTACTGGTCAGGCTATGTTTCAGATGATGGCTGTAATTGCTCAACTGGAACGCGATCTGACAGTACAACGTGTAAATGAAGGCTTAACGTCAGCTAAAGCGCGCGGTGTGAAGCTTGGTAGACCGAAAATGGGTAAACAAAAAGTAAAAGATGCTTTAAGACTATATGATTCAGGCCAATATTCTGTTAAAGATATTATCAGAATAACTGGTATCTCTCAAGGATCGTTATACCGAAAGCTAAAAGAGAGAGAATCAAAAATGCTTTTATTTGATATAAAAAACAAACTAAAAAAAGATGAAGATCAGAGCTCTTGA
- a CDS encoding AlwI family type II restriction endonuclease, with translation MAQKNRSKELWLVPKRSSIHQTICLIEGIVDRNYNGKSWDASKQNNLGVNLKNRGATNNGRNISDQSIRTLLALPQYLGLLYINSSSTPNTINLTKAGEKILDMHRNNLVKIPNLKQGGDFLITESSVVLEQMEKLIITNPIILKDCENILLFPFRITLYLLSKLIYLDREEIGYYLLRIKEESEKDLVIQEIKNFRDLELEKRSNLMTEYKKTHIGNITLVKAPSASYFESILEATGIIERIKVKPNNRKNKLPAIKVKKEFQTYVESVINKKYQDAEIYDFGKNVDLWIDYIGDPSRLFPPIAITITNSLKKSFLINIEKENHIIFIDLIEENGLIELPMFPNEEYILSIISIEDGTVLESIHFIPTFSNRIITISTISSMKITEIPKLTYNQQFNLIKQKIISHSEASNFSGEFSNYLNVLLKSTGVDKTSDKSLRGGYYEYLFYSILNLMKNEELIDDVVWNGRIGKFGLPVAAPGGKIGTPDIVFTINGIHYVLELTTIKAKSFQQKAEVPSVIDHVRVYKDNIIRGYSVVGIFSAPLIHDRNSTVMKHLLNENNIEFIGITDKDLLELFDSKNKDELIEKILKVIL, from the coding sequence ATGGCACAAAAAAATAGAAGTAAAGAATTATGGTTAGTACCAAAAAGAAGTAGCATACATCAGACTATATGTTTAATAGAAGGTATTGTTGATAGAAATTACAATGGAAAATCCTGGGATGCTTCGAAACAAAATAATCTTGGAGTGAATTTAAAAAATAGAGGGGCTACTAATAATGGTAGAAATATATCTGATCAATCTATCCGTACTCTTTTAGCTTTACCACAATATCTTGGTCTTTTATATATTAATTCCAGTTCTACTCCTAATACAATAAATCTTACCAAAGCCGGAGAAAAAATATTGGATATGCATAGAAATAATTTAGTTAAAATTCCTAATTTAAAACAGGGTGGTGATTTTTTAATTACAGAATCATCCGTAGTTCTTGAACAAATGGAAAAACTAATAATTACTAATCCTATAATATTAAAAGATTGTGAGAATATTTTATTGTTTCCTTTTAGGATTACCTTATATCTACTAAGTAAATTAATTTATTTAGATCGAGAAGAAATAGGATATTATTTATTACGAATAAAGGAAGAGTCTGAAAAAGATTTAGTAATTCAAGAAATTAAAAATTTTAGAGATTTAGAACTTGAAAAAAGATCCAATTTAATGACAGAGTATAAAAAAACACATATAGGAAATATTACTTTAGTGAAAGCCCCCTCTGCTTCTTATTTCGAATCTATTTTAGAAGCTACAGGTATTATTGAACGAATTAAAGTCAAACCTAACAATAGAAAAAATAAGTTGCCTGCAATAAAAGTAAAAAAAGAATTTCAAACTTATGTAGAGAGTGTTATAAATAAAAAGTATCAGGACGCAGAAATCTACGATTTTGGTAAAAATGTAGATTTGTGGATTGATTATATTGGAGACCCTAGTAGACTATTTCCACCAATAGCTATTACAATAACTAATAGCTTGAAAAAGAGTTTTTTAATAAATATAGAAAAAGAAAATCACATAATATTTATTGATTTAATTGAAGAAAATGGTTTAATAGAATTGCCAATGTTTCCTAATGAGGAATACATACTATCTATTATTAGTATAGAAGACGGAACTGTTTTAGAGAGCATACATTTTATTCCGACATTTTCAAATAGAATAATAACTATCTCAACAATTTCTTCTATGAAAATAACAGAAATTCCTAAATTAACGTACAATCAACAATTTAACTTGATAAAACAAAAAATAATTAGTCATTCAGAAGCAAGTAACTTTAGTGGAGAATTTTCGAATTATTTAAACGTTTTATTGAAAAGTACTGGTGTTGATAAAACTAGTGATAAATCATTGCGAGGAGGGTACTATGAATATTTATTTTATAGTATTCTGAACCTTATGAAAAACGAGGAGTTAATAGATGATGTAGTCTGGAATGGAAGAATAGGTAAATTTGGTCTTCCTGTCGCTGCTCCAGGAGGAAAGATAGGTACGCCTGATATAGTATTTACCATAAATGGAATACACTATGTTTTAGAATTAACTACAATCAAAGCTAAGAGTTTTCAACAAAAAGCCGAAGTTCCTTCAGTCATTGATCATGTTCGAGTTTATAAGGATAATATTATAAGAGGTTATAGTGTTGTAGGGATATTTAGTGCCCCTTTAATTCATGATAGAAATAGTACTGTAATGAAACATCTTTTAAATGAGAATAATATTGAGTTTATTGGAATTACAGATAAAGACTTATTGGAGTTATTTGATTCAAAAAATAAAGATGAGCTTATCGAGAAAATTCTAAAAGTAATTTTATAA
- a CDS encoding PTS cellobiose transporter subunit IIA produces the protein MESEEIQKIAFTIILHSGDARNTVHESFKDMRESNYNKAREKLESSNESLVEAHKVQTDLLKKYANGVNINMEIIMVHAQDHLMTTMTLREVALEMLALYEKVGEYNGK, from the coding sequence ATGGAATCTGAAGAAATTCAAAAAATAGCCTTTACGATTATCTTGCACAGCGGGGATGCAAGGAATACTGTACACGAGTCATTCAAGGACATGAGAGAATCAAATTACAATAAAGCACGTGAAAAGTTAGAGAGCTCTAATGAAAGTTTAGTCGAAGCACACAAGGTTCAAACAGACTTATTAAAAAAATATGCAAATGGCGTAAATATCAATATGGAAATTATTATGGTTCATGCTCAAGATCATTTAATGACAACAATGACTCTTCGTGAGGTTGCCTTAGAGATGTTAGCTCTTTATGAAAAGGTTGGGGAATATAATGGAAAATAG
- a CDS encoding DNA methyltransferase has protein sequence MSSEIISVKNLPNNPEKNGTYYIEQASPNTYTHGFFKYPCKFIPEIPRWSIKKYGNEKDINIFDPFAGSGTTLLEGILLGNNTYGTEIDLVAKKIIKAKTNLFSMKDIQDVKYIYTEIINKVEKEETVIYIPKINNLDHWFNKNNLEVLGKLKTSIDEINNETIKLFFEICFISIIKKVSNADDSSPKPYVSRKIIKTPPDALNEFKKTFLRYLLMEQEMVEENITNICTIIEGDALYFKTKIKFDLAVTSPPYINAFDYPRTMRLENLWLETIDEDMIRKSKKDYVGTEQINVKEESNKLDILNNSSILKEIYYQIAEIDLKRALIVKKFFEDMEKNLISVNKSLKENGYYVIVIGDSTIRKINVPSWKIIKEIALKNGYSYETNFSYVIRNPYIRFPRNNKGGKISSDCVLVIKKES, from the coding sequence ATGTCTAGTGAAATAATCAGTGTAAAGAATCTACCTAACAATCCAGAAAAAAACGGAACTTATTATATAGAACAAGCCAGTCCCAATACGTATACTCATGGGTTTTTTAAATATCCTTGTAAATTTATTCCTGAGATTCCAAGATGGAGTATTAAAAAGTATGGGAATGAAAAAGATATAAATATTTTCGATCCTTTTGCTGGTTCTGGAACAACTTTATTAGAAGGTATATTATTAGGTAATAACACGTATGGTACTGAGATAGATCTCGTAGCAAAAAAAATTATTAAAGCCAAAACTAATTTGTTTTCAATGAAAGATATTCAAGATGTTAAATATATATATACAGAAATAATTAACAAAGTAGAAAAAGAAGAAACTGTTATATATATTCCCAAAATAAATAATTTGGATCATTGGTTTAATAAAAATAATTTAGAGGTATTAGGCAAGCTGAAGACCTCTATTGATGAGATCAACAACGAGACTATTAAACTCTTTTTTGAAATTTGTTTTATTTCAATCATAAAAAAAGTTTCTAATGCTGATGACTCTTCACCTAAACCATATGTTTCTAGGAAAATTATCAAGACTCCTCCTGATGCACTAAATGAATTCAAAAAAACATTTTTAAGATACTTGTTAATGGAACAGGAAATGGTTGAAGAAAACATAACTAACATTTGTACTATTATTGAAGGAGATGCATTGTATTTTAAAACAAAAATAAAATTCGACTTAGCTGTGACCTCTCCTCCGTATATAAATGCTTTTGATTACCCTAGAACAATGAGGTTAGAAAACTTATGGCTCGAAACCATAGACGAAGATATGATAAGAAAGTCAAAAAAAGACTATGTAGGAACAGAACAGATAAACGTAAAAGAAGAAAGTAATAAACTGGATATTCTTAATAATTCTTCAATTTTAAAAGAAATTTATTATCAAATAGCTGAAATAGATTTGAAAAGAGCATTAATTGTTAAGAAATTTTTTGAAGACATGGAAAAAAATTTAATATCAGTAAACAAATCATTAAAAGAAAACGGATATTATGTTATTGTTATAGGTGACAGTACAATCAGAAAAATAAACGTTCCTAGCTGGAAAATCATCAAAGAAATAGCTCTAAAAAACGGATATTCTTATGAAACAAACTTCTCTTATGTTATTAGAAATCCTTACATTAGATTTCCACGCAATAATAAAGGAGGAAAAATTAGTTCTGATTGTGTGTTAGTCATAAAAAAGGAGAGTTAA